In the genome of Fusobacterium necrogenes, one region contains:
- a CDS encoding efflux RND transporter permease subunit, with protein MKSIPEFSIRKPATTIMFLISMIFFGYLGLKKMPVEMMPNINRPTVRIRVKWDGATPSDMDKMITRKIEEVLPNVEGITEYSSESTAETSMIYVKFKYGTDVETKITLIQNEINQIRKKFPEDMDEPTIRKSSSSDVPAITFSMAGGDLVEMRSYVESTLKPMLERIEGVSEIEVFGGREQEVAVVVDPDKLENYNLGIMDVYNKMASASVNIPGGILREGEKEYLIKVEAEIERADEIKEIVLLNRDGHILKLKDIADIKISPKDRSSVSRKNGKENIVVIVSKTDEGNAVGIVKNVKKVMEQAKGSFPINTVMNYEFDSSITIMNSIKNVQSSGIMGLLLASGILFVFLKSISATLIIATAIPISVIFTFFLLNAQGITLNLMSLMGLSLGIGMLVDNSVVVVDNIFRHISELGKNRVAAARDGAEEMALPVLASTLTTVAAFLPLVFQEGLAKEQFNNLCYAISYSLLASLVISLTFVPMISSKIMNENKNLNSEGKFLKSLRKWYVVLLKWAVRRRGIVVVIMTVLFLGSLYVGSKLGGRFIPTVDEGRFAVVAKLPSGADVNKGDRIAKILEERVKSFDFVKDFTVSGSGARAILNINGGLKTTRDKSMSDILRELRKVYVDIPDVEITVTPGYKFGVRGIYDLEFELYSDNEIQLQSIISELKDRVSKIDGIKDVTTSFEGGKPEGKFYIDREKAEYYGLKISDIARMIQVQIQGGVPIKINSDNDEIDVTLKLQQIYRESTQYILDSRITLPNGKNIKISDVATFKIEEGPSKLEKKDKRKKIVLYANLDDNLDLKTAQNMIVETLEEMGKPDSVTYGYGGKSADMAEMSEQLIYTFGIAIFLIYFILVWQFESFIMPFIIILSIPLSTTGAFYALYGAGLSIDAMVSVGFVMLAGIVVNNAIVLIDFINLRREAGDSKNKAIITSGRTRLRPILMTTLTTVLGMLPLMFSNGEGSEMYKGMSFVVVFGLSTATLLTLVVIPVFYYLIDDFTSFIKKLKIQNKS; from the coding sequence ATGAAATCGATACCAGAATTTTCAATAAGAAAGCCAGCTACTACAATAATGTTCCTAATCTCTATGATATTTTTTGGTTATCTAGGACTAAAAAAGATGCCAGTGGAGATGATGCCAAATATAAATAGACCTACTGTAAGAATAAGAGTAAAGTGGGATGGGGCAACTCCATCTGATATGGATAAGATGATAACTAGAAAAATAGAAGAGGTACTACCTAATGTTGAGGGAATAACAGAGTACAGCTCTGAATCAACAGCTGAAACCTCAATGATATATGTAAAATTTAAATATGGTACTGATGTAGAAACAAAAATAACTTTGATACAAAATGAGATAAATCAAATAAGAAAAAAATTCCCAGAGGATATGGACGAACCAACAATAAGAAAAAGTTCATCCTCTGATGTTCCAGCTATTACTTTTTCTATGGCCGGTGGTGATTTAGTAGAGATGAGAAGTTATGTGGAAAGCACTCTTAAACCTATGCTAGAGAGAATAGAGGGAGTATCAGAGATAGAGGTATTTGGAGGAAGAGAGCAAGAGGTAGCAGTAGTAGTAGATCCAGATAAATTAGAAAACTACAATCTAGGTATTATGGATGTATATAACAAGATGGCTAGTGCCAGTGTAAATATTCCAGGAGGGATACTTAGAGAGGGAGAGAAAGAGTACTTAATCAAAGTAGAAGCTGAGATAGAGAGAGCTGATGAGATTAAAGAGATAGTACTTTTGAATAGAGATGGTCATATTTTAAAATTAAAGGATATAGCAGATATAAAAATCTCCCCTAAAGATAGAAGTTCTGTAAGTAGAAAAAATGGAAAAGAAAATATAGTTGTAATAGTTTCTAAAACAGATGAAGGAAATGCAGTTGGAATAGTAAAAAATGTAAAAAAAGTAATGGAGCAAGCTAAGGGCTCATTTCCTATCAATACAGTTATGAACTATGAGTTTGATTCATCTATAACTATAATGAACTCTATAAAAAATGTTCAGTCTAGTGGAATAATGGGACTTTTACTAGCTTCTGGAATACTTTTTGTATTTTTAAAAAGTATATCAGCTACACTTATTATAGCTACTGCAATTCCAATATCTGTAATATTTACATTTTTCCTATTAAATGCTCAAGGGATAACTTTAAATCTGATGTCTTTAATGGGATTATCTCTAGGAATAGGAATGCTAGTAGATAACTCGGTTGTTGTTGTAGATAATATATTTAGACATATATCAGAGTTAGGGAAAAATAGAGTAGCAGCAGCTAGAGATGGAGCAGAGGAGATGGCTTTACCTGTACTTGCTTCTACACTGACTACTGTTGCAGCTTTTCTACCTTTAGTATTCCAAGAGGGGCTTGCTAAAGAGCAGTTCAATAATCTGTGTTATGCTATCTCATACTCATTGTTAGCTTCTTTAGTGATATCACTTACCTTTGTACCTATGATATCTAGTAAGATAATGAATGAGAATAAAAATCTTAATTCAGAGGGAAAATTTTTAAAATCTTTAAGAAAATGGTATGTGGTACTACTTAAGTGGGCAGTGAGAAGAAGAGGAATAGTTGTGGTAATAATGACAGTACTTTTCTTAGGTTCGTTATATGTAGGAAGTAAATTAGGAGGAAGATTTATTCCTACTGTGGACGAGGGAAGATTTGCTGTAGTGGCAAAGCTACCATCTGGAGCTGATGTAAATAAAGGAGATAGAATAGCTAAGATTTTAGAGGAGAGAGTTAAGAGTTTTGACTTTGTAAAAGATTTTACTGTTTCTGGAAGTGGAGCTAGAGCTATTTTAAATATTAATGGAGGATTGAAAACTACTAGGGATAAATCTATGAGTGATATCTTAAGAGAGCTGAGAAAAGTCTATGTAGATATACCAGATGTGGAGATAACTGTAACTCCAGGATATAAATTTGGAGTGAGGGGAATATATGACTTAGAGTTCGAGCTATATTCAGATAATGAAATACAACTTCAATCTATAATTTCAGAATTAAAAGATAGAGTATCTAAAATAGATGGAATAAAAGATGTAACTACCTCTTTTGAAGGTGGAAAACCAGAGGGAAAATTCTATATAGATAGAGAGAAAGCAGAGTACTATGGGTTGAAAATAAGTGATATAGCTCGTATGATACAGGTACAGATACAAGGTGGAGTTCCAATAAAAATAAATAGTGATAATGATGAGATAGATGTAACATTAAAACTTCAACAAATATACAGAGAGTCTACTCAATATATTTTAGATTCTAGAATAACTTTACCTAACGGAAAAAATATAAAGATTTCAGATGTAGCTACTTTTAAAATAGAAGAAGGACCATCTAAATTGGAGAAAAAAGATAAGAGAAAGAAAATAGTATTATATGCTAATCTTGATGATAACCTAGATTTAAAAACAGCACAAAATATGATAGTGGAAACTTTAGAAGAGATGGGAAAACCAGACAGTGTAACCTATGGATATGGTGGTAAGAGTGCTGATATGGCAGAGATGAGTGAACAATTAATCTATACTTTCGGAATAGCAATATTCCTGATCTATTTTATTTTAGTATGGCAATTTGAGTCATTTATTATGCCATTTATAATAATACTTTCTATTCCACTTTCTACTACAGGAGCTTTCTATGCTCTCTATGGAGCTGGGCTAAGTATAGATGCTATGGTATCAGTAGGATTTGTAATGCTAGCTGGTATAGTTGTAAATAATGCTATTGTGTTGATAGATTTTATCAATCTTAGAAGAGAGGCAGGAGATAGTAAAAATAAAGCTATAATAACTTCTGGAAGAACAAGACTTCGTCCAATACTTATGACAACACTTACTACTGTACTTGGAATGCTACCACTTATGTTTAGTAATGGAGAGGGTTCAGAGATGTATAAGGGAATGTCATTTGTAGTGGTATTTGGACTTTCTACTGCAACATTACTAACATTAGTAGTAATACCTGTATTTTATTATTTAATAGATGATTTTACAAGTTTTATAAAAAAATTAAAAATTCAAAACAAAAGCTGA
- a CDS encoding MerR family transcriptional regulator yields the protein MEDYLTIGEVSKITKLAISTLRYYDNEGIISPSYKDEKTNYRYYRFFQIPIIKMIVHLKKLGFSNAKIKSYLENVSYSHTLNLIDKMIEQTQLEIVRLQNLEKELKENAIQMKYLIDLENNIDKFFIKEEEIRGIYSDIDKNMKGEGISKAFKEINKYLISIEEMFIPAGMFAFTVKKVELKKKSYFYDRLIFLKDYEGYDKRCHYLKQKYVCIVCQTKFVDIGKNIEKTIKWIENNNLKIVGDTIIHILSGPAFEKNPLDVMYIIKVPIVKK from the coding sequence ATGGAAGATTATTTGACAATAGGGGAGGTTTCTAAGATAACTAAATTGGCAATTTCAACTTTGAGATACTACGATAATGAAGGGATAATATCTCCAAGCTATAAAGACGAAAAAACCAATTATAGATATTATAGATTTTTTCAGATTCCTATTATTAAGATGATAGTTCATCTAAAAAAGTTAGGATTTAGTAATGCTAAAATAAAAAGTTATTTAGAAAATGTTAGCTATTCTCATACTTTAAATTTGATAGATAAAATGATAGAACAAACTCAATTGGAAATAGTAAGACTTCAAAATTTAGAAAAAGAGCTGAAGGAAAATGCTATTCAAATGAAATATCTCATAGATTTAGAAAATAATATAGATAAATTTTTTATTAAGGAAGAAGAAATACGAGGGATATATTCAGATATTGATAAAAATATGAAAGGTGAAGGTATATCTAAAGCTTTTAAAGAAATAAATAAATATTTAATCTCTATAGAAGAGATGTTTATTCCTGCTGGAATGTTTGCTTTTACAGTAAAAAAAGTAGAATTAAAGAAAAAAAGTTATTTCTATGATAGATTAATATTTTTGAAAGATTATGAAGGATATGATAAAAGATGTCATTATTTAAAGCAGAAGTATGTCTGCATAGTATGTCAAACTAAATTTGTGGATATAGGAAAAAATATTGAAAAAACTATAAAGTGGATAGAAAATAATAATCTTAAGATAGTAGGGGATACAATTATTCATATATTGTCTGGACCAGCATTTGAAAAAAATCCATTGGATGTTATGTATATCATAAAGGTTCCAATAGTTAAAAAATAG
- a CDS encoding YlmH family RNA-binding protein, with protein MDRKKFQNMFPGIDEFLLGAICDDIELCEEIEYPVYSKYFYPPLVCKKLSQLNIGSIEFSLCGINEDCEKNMIAIKPKSFPHDELYFPVKYFKIINKSKFKELEHKHYLGTIMSLGIKRELMGDLIVEDGFCYGIVSDEIFDFLVENLKEIGKNPVIVEEINKSEVPGLKFKELIESISSVRLDNIVSVMTNSSRTKGQELIEAGDVCINYVVDKEKNNNLKEGDIVTIRKKGKFVFKKILGENKKGKIRILIKKFI; from the coding sequence TTGGATAGAAAAAAATTTCAAAATATGTTTCCAGGTATTGATGAATTTTTATTAGGAGCTATTTGTGATGATATAGAGTTATGTGAAGAAATAGAGTATCCCGTATATAGTAAATATTTTTATCCACCTCTGGTATGTAAAAAGCTTTCTCAGTTGAATATAGGAAGTATAGAATTTTCTTTGTGTGGGATCAATGAAGATTGTGAAAAAAATATGATAGCTATAAAACCAAAAAGCTTTCCTCATGATGAACTATATTTTCCGGTGAAATATTTTAAGATAATTAACAAATCAAAATTTAAAGAGTTAGAGCATAAACACTACCTTGGTACAATAATGTCTCTCGGAATAAAAAGGGAATTGATGGGAGATTTGATAGTGGAAGATGGTTTTTGTTATGGAATAGTTAGTGATGAAATTTTTGATTTTTTAGTTGAGAATTTAAAAGAGATAGGTAAAAATCCTGTAATAGTAGAAGAAATTAATAAAAGTGAAGTTCCTGGTTTGAAGTTTAAAGAGCTAATAGAGAGTATAAGTTCTGTAAGATTAGATAATATTGTTTCTGTAATGACCAATAGTTCACGGACTAAAGGACAAGAATTGATAGAAGCAGGAGATGTATGTATAAATTATGTAGTAGATAAGGAGAAAAATAATAATTTAAAAGAGGGAGATATAGTCACTATAAGAAAAAAAGGAAAATTTGTATTTAAAAAGATATTAGGTGAGAATAAAAAAGGGAAAATTAGGATACTAATAAAAAAGTTTATCTAG
- the pssA gene encoding CDP-diacylglycerol--serine O-phosphatidyltransferase, which produces MVKRKYIAPNAITAANMFLGYLSITASIKGNFIQAIWFIILAMVCDGLDGKTARKLDAFSEFGKEFDSFCDAISFGLAPSILVYSILIQYASASAFIVPVSFIYALCGVMRLVKFNIITIASNEKGDFSGMPIPNAAAMVCSYYLICYYLQRNFDINFFHLDIFMAITIIAAILMVSTIKFKTPDKAFSFIPKKFAGLFILVIIVTLKYSLFVVSFFYVIINLMNFATKIFDNSNDDNDKELVDVIEEESEEEEKEKK; this is translated from the coding sequence ATGGTAAAAAGAAAGTATATTGCGCCCAATGCAATTACAGCTGCTAATATGTTTTTAGGATATCTTAGTATTACAGCATCAATTAAAGGAAACTTTATTCAAGCTATTTGGTTTATAATACTGGCTATGGTTTGTGATGGACTAGATGGAAAAACAGCAAGAAAATTAGATGCTTTTAGTGAATTTGGTAAGGAATTCGATTCATTTTGTGACGCTATATCTTTTGGATTAGCTCCAAGTATTTTAGTATATTCTATCCTTATACAATACGCTTCTGCTAGTGCTTTTATAGTTCCAGTTTCATTTATATATGCTCTTTGTGGTGTAATGAGACTTGTTAAATTTAATATTATTACGATAGCTTCTAATGAAAAAGGAGACTTCAGTGGCATGCCTATTCCTAATGCTGCTGCTATGGTATGTTCTTATTACTTAATATGTTATTACTTACAAAGAAATTTTGATATAAATTTCTTTCATTTAGATATCTTTATGGCTATAACAATTATAGCTGCTATATTAATGGTTAGTACAATAAAATTTAAAACTCCTGATAAAGCTTTCTCATTTATTCCTAAGAAGTTTGCTGGTTTATTTATTTTAGTAATTATTGTAACATTAAAATATAGTTTATTTGTAGTTTCATTCTTCTATGTAATTATAAATCTTATGAACTTCGCTACAAAAATCTTTGATAACTCTAATGATGACAACGATAAAGAGTTAGTTGATGTTATTGAAGAGGAAAGTGAAGAGGAAGAAAAAGAGAAGAAATAA
- a CDS encoding PG0541 family transporter-associated protein yields the protein MNNFDNYKMMMIYINESHKAMLEEFFEDIHFHLYTVQRKVESVWSEKLKHKNTQIWPGTDCIFLLTLPGDKIENMLKMLKTFRVSLPYEIVMGIGVIPMERTIPDISREGSVEIDEELLEKLKNKKKK from the coding sequence ATGAATAATTTTGATAACTATAAAATGATGATGATTTATATCAATGAGTCACATAAAGCGATGTTGGAAGAGTTTTTTGAAGATATTCATTTCCATTTATATACAGTCCAAAGAAAGGTAGAGAGTGTTTGGAGTGAAAAATTAAAGCACAAAAATACTCAAATATGGCCAGGAACAGATTGTATATTTTTGCTTACTCTTCCAGGAGATAAGATAGAAAATATGTTAAAAATGTTAAAAACTTTTAGAGTCTCATTACCATATGAGATAGTAATGGGAATAGGAGTAATTCCTATGGAAAGAACTATTCCTGATATATCTAGAGAAGGTAGCGTAGAAATAGATGAAGAACTACTTGAAAAATTAAAAAATAAAAAGAAAAAATAA
- the rpoN gene encoding RNA polymerase factor sigma-54, producing MDFSLKIKQETKLILTKEMKISMNILQMPSSQLKEYLEKEAVTNPAIEITYNNYKYKNFNVSLSKDQFSPLDFVSYEETLLDYLEEQLCYLKIPSKIKNICLFIINNLDSRGYLATSKSEIKNLLNINSQQLKEAFEIIYTLDPIGIGAENLKDCLKIQLTSKNITDKILFLLIDNYLEDIANQNFSLIEAKLNITKEDILNYLDLIKTLSPIPTRGYTVNTNNNYIVPEAKIEIKNGKLTFKINEDLIPKININNSYFNSSFANKNSITTAITIMKCLEKRYQTLSNILELLIVKQKDFFFKGKNFLHSLVLKDIANSLNLHESTISRAIKDKYLDTPQGIISIKSLFIVDSNSIKIKKLLEDFINSEDKKSPLSDEKITSLLREKGYSTARRTVTKYRVELGFKSTRERKIGVK from the coding sequence TTGGATTTTTCTTTAAAGATTAAACAGGAAACAAAACTAATATTAACTAAAGAGATGAAAATTTCTATGAACATTTTACAAATGCCTTCGTCTCAATTAAAAGAATATCTAGAAAAAGAAGCTGTAACTAATCCAGCTATTGAAATAACATATAATAATTATAAATATAAAAACTTTAATGTTTCGTTATCTAAAGATCAGTTTTCTCCTTTAGATTTTGTGAGTTATGAAGAAACACTTTTAGATTACTTAGAAGAACAACTTTGTTATTTAAAAATTCCATCTAAAATTAAAAATATCTGTCTATTTATTATCAACAACCTTGATTCTAGAGGTTATCTTGCCACATCAAAATCAGAAATAAAAAATCTTTTAAATATAAATAGTCAACAACTTAAAGAAGCCTTTGAAATTATCTATACTCTAGATCCTATAGGAATTGGAGCTGAAAATTTAAAAGATTGCTTAAAAATACAACTCACAAGTAAAAATATCACTGATAAAATTTTATTCTTGCTTATTGATAATTATCTCGAAGATATAGCTAATCAAAACTTTTCCCTAATAGAGGCTAAATTAAATATCACTAAGGAAGATATTTTAAACTATTTGGATTTAATAAAAACCCTTTCTCCTATCCCTACTAGAGGATATACTGTTAATACCAATAATAACTACATAGTTCCAGAAGCTAAAATAGAGATTAAAAATGGCAAACTAACTTTCAAGATAAATGAAGATCTTATTCCTAAAATAAATATAAATAATTCCTATTTTAATAGCTCTTTTGCTAATAAAAATTCTATTACCACTGCTATTACTATAATGAAATGTTTAGAGAAAAGATATCAAACTCTCAGTAATATACTAGAACTACTTATCGTTAAACAAAAGGATTTTTTCTTTAAAGGGAAAAATTTCCTTCATTCTCTTGTTTTAAAAGATATTGCCAATAGTCTTAATTTACATGAATCAACTATTTCAAGAGCCATAAAAGATAAATATTTAGATACTCCTCAAGGAATTATCTCTATAAAATCCCTTTTTATAGTAGATAGTAATTCTATAAAAATAAAAAAACTTTTAGAAGATTTTATTAATTCTGAAGATAAAAAATCTCCTCTATCTGATGAAAAAATAACTTCTCTATTAAGAGAAAAAGGGTATTCTACAGCAAGAAGAACAGTAACAAAATATAGAGTTGAATTAGGATTCAAATCTACTAGAGAAAGAAAAATAGGTGTTAAATAA
- a CDS encoding efflux RND transporter periplasmic adaptor subunit: protein MKGIVMLLILTIIIGCSGEKSQMANNKKENIKIIKSINLGKKSITNIKNYNGELKPRSEMKIITTTGGDIEEIYFKNGDKVKKGEVIARISNADVEASFFEAQGQLLKAKSTYSTEKISFEKYKKLYEKEIISENDYLAVKNRYETAQGDLKIAEGKFLKAKDDYDRLRIISKIDGVITDLFVKKYERVESGKEIVTIVDSSKMEVDIAISGKDIKYSELGNKAEIYIEELGISREGVISEINLSSDSNSKKYSLRLLVDNGDNKILKGMYAKVNLEQGEVSGIFVPTKAVMIKDLYSYIAIVREGKATIYRVTPKETIGDMQLIEFEDYKAGDRVVVEGQYLLNNNDKVKEN from the coding sequence GTGAAAGGGATAGTAATGTTATTAATTTTGACTATTATTATTGGTTGTAGTGGTGAGAAGAGCCAGATGGCTAATAATAAAAAAGAAAATATAAAAATTATTAAAAGTATAAATTTAGGTAAGAAAAGTATAACCAATATAAAGAATTACAATGGAGAGTTAAAACCTCGATCGGAAATGAAAATAATTACTACTACAGGTGGGGATATTGAAGAGATATATTTTAAAAATGGAGATAAAGTAAAAAAAGGGGAAGTAATAGCTAGAATATCTAATGCAGATGTAGAAGCAAGTTTTTTTGAGGCACAGGGTCAACTTTTAAAGGCAAAATCTACATATTCAACTGAGAAGATTAGTTTTGAGAAATATAAAAAGCTCTATGAAAAAGAGATAATATCTGAAAATGATTATTTAGCTGTAAAAAATAGATATGAAACAGCACAGGGAGATTTAAAAATAGCAGAGGGGAAATTTTTAAAAGCTAAAGATGATTATGATAGATTGAGAATCATATCTAAAATAGATGGAGTAATAACAGATCTGTTTGTAAAAAAATATGAGAGAGTAGAGAGTGGGAAAGAGATAGTAACTATTGTAGATAGTTCTAAGATGGAAGTGGATATAGCTATCTCTGGAAAAGATATAAAATATAGTGAGCTAGGGAATAAGGCTGAAATATATATAGAGGAACTTGGAATAAGTAGAGAGGGAGTAATAAGTGAGATAAATCTAAGCTCTGATAGTAATAGTAAAAAATACTCTTTAAGATTATTAGTAGATAATGGAGATAATAAAATTTTAAAGGGAATGTATGCAAAGGTAAATTTAGAACAGGGAGAGGTAAGTGGTATCTTTGTTCCTACTAAAGCTGTTATGATAAAGGATTTATACTCATATATAGCTATAGTGAGAGAGGGAAAAGCTACAATATATAGAGTAACACCTAAAGAAACTATTGGAGATATGCAACTGATAGAGTTTGAAGATTACAAAGCTGGAGATAGAGTGGTAGTAGAGGGACAATATCTATTAAATAATAATGATAAGGTAAAGGAGAATTAG